The nucleotide window TAATGCAACCACGGCCAAGCTTCCAACCATGCATAATACCAATCGAACACTGTTATTTCCCCCTGCTACATCCGCTAATCTGACTTAATGTTAACATCCTAAAGCTTCATCTGCTATTATTTTGAATAAGAATTAAAAAAACCCATGTCGTGAATGGACACGGGGAACTTCAGATCGCCGATGGGACCTTGACCGGAGTTTTGCTGATCACAAAATGAATCAACGCGCGAATGTCTTCGTGCTTCAACAGCCCATGTTCTTGCCCCCGGCGAACACTCAAAGCATGGCGAATCAAGTTGGAATCGGGGAGCTGTTGCAATGCCCATTTCATCCCTCTTGTTTTTGATGTCAGAATTCCAGTTTCTTTAAAACACCACGTCCTGCAGGCATTCATGACTGCTTCATGTCCGTAAGGATCATAAAAAGGATGAAAAATTTGCTTTTCATGCCGGCGCAACGAACCTTTCATGGCTTCCTGCAACCAAGGTCTCGGAACACTCCCGAAAACTTTGTCTTTTGGACGTCCCGCTAATGTCTTCCCGGATTGTAAAATCATCGCGAAGTCCATTAATAACCCCTCGTCCATGCCTTCTTCCGCAACTTTATCCTCGAAGTTCCGGCCGGTTAACAGGGCAAATTCATAGGAAAGCAACGAGTGTGGGTGTGCTGCCTCTTCTTCCAAAACAACGTAAAATTCCAAACCTGCACCCGGGGACGGCAAAGCATGATACGCTAACGCTTGCGCAAGCGCGTCCTTATCCGATGCTTTTAACGGCCGTTTTACGATACAAAAGACATCAAGATCGCTTACATCATTGTCGTAATCATCCACTACTGCCGAACCACACAAATAAAGCCCGACCATGCGATCTTCCAATACTGAATTTACAGCTTCCGACAGTTGATGCAAATAGTCATCCACCTGATCATCCATGAAGAAGCGCTTCCCCCATCCATTATTCGTTATTTCATACATTTTGTGAAATGTTTTCACAACGTTTTTTTTAATAATATATGTATATTCAGGATATCCGATTTTCGCAAACAATGCAATGATTTTTCCGTCATTTTAAAGGAAGCAGGCAACGATTCGCTTTTTCCTGCTTCCTAACGATCAATTAGGGAGGGTATCCATACATGTCCGTAGAATCAAACGGCGTTTTGAAATCGTACGGCATTCTTTTTCGCGCCCATACTCCATGGATCAGCAATAACAGCTATGGGAACGTTGACATTTAGGGGCAATCGCAACCGAGTTCTTTTCGACCGTCTTCCTCACCTTCCACTACCCGTCATAGCGGTATGCATCAATCGTTTCTTCTTTCCATAGTGATGGCCGAATCCCCACATATTATCCCATACCGTGTAACCCATGTTGTTGTCCCCTTTCCTCTTGGTTATTGCCGTACACTAAATTGTATGTAAAAAAAGTACATGCTTGTAATGATCGAACCTATAAAACGATAAAAATCATTAAATGTCTATCATTTAGTGTCCGAAGCGACAACGCTCATATTCCCCAATCCTCTTGCTTACATATAAGAGAGGTGACTTTCATGAGAACAACGATGGAATATTTTCTAAATCAACAACCGGAATGGGTGTATTACATCACCGGCATCATCATCGTATTGGGACTCATCACGACTTTTATTCTCATTGGCCGGGCGGCTATGAAATATACCGAAAAAATCGATAAAGAACTGGGTTTCCAAAAAATCCAGCAAGAACTGTATGACACAAAATACCAAGCCGCCATTCATAAAGATATTTCGCTTCAGTCGATCCACGCGCTTCGTAATGCCGAGCGCTTCCTCAAACAATTGCAACAAGCGCGCCGATTTTCCGTTCAATCCGAAGAAAATCTGCAAACCTATGAAAACTTGATTATCCGTATCGTGCATGCCCTCAGCTCGGATATAAAATTTCAACCGGGGGAACAACATCGATCTTCCGTTTGGATCGAAGAGTCGGGACAACTTGTTTATTTTACCGGAAGCAATGCTTTTGATGATCGGGACGAAAACCAAATTCTCCCCATGAACGAAACGATCGCCGGCCGTTGTTTTCGCAAAAAAGAAATACAACTCGTGCCCGATGTAAGCGATGATGTCGACGGCATGCCCAAACACCATAACGGTTACGGGGCAATTCTTTGCCTCCCCCTTTCCGAGTGGGGAGTGCTAACGGTCGATGCACACCGCGCATTTCAGGAAGAAATGATGTATATTTGTCGTCTTTATGCGCGCGTGATCGATCTTGCATTCTTTGAATATAGTCAAATGATTAATGATGGTTATATCACTCAACAATTCAACGAGCGTGAATAAATTATGGATAGGGAGGGTCTACAATGAGCGGAAAAGATATATTGCGCAAAGCAGCAGCCAAATCGGCGAAAAGGCGAGGGATTCTATCCGATCATAATTACCGGCAATGGCTTAAGAAGAACGCAAACGTGCAAACGCTCTCCGGCGAAAAAAACGCTTATTCGACCAATCGTGCGAAACAAGCGCTTTTAAAACGCGTATGATACAACAATCAAGCATCGCTTTTCGCGTAGAAAAAGCACTCCTCGGGAAGAAATCCTTGACAAGGAGTGCTTTCTGTTTAATTTTGCTTCAAGTTGTAGGTACCGGCCGGCGTTTTTCGCTGCAAATTTCCGCCATAGGATTTTTTCTCCAGCATTGGAGCTAATTTCAAAAAGAGCGGCACGAACAGAATCGAAATTGCCAAACCTTTCACAATGTTAAAAGGCAAAATTCCCGCGAGCACTGTCGTCAGCATTACCTGGCTGCTCATTTCCCAACCGATCAACCAAGAATATGCCGGTAAAAACACAAGATAGTTAAGCGCGGCCAACCCGATTGTCATCGATACGATCGCGATCCCCAAACCGGCAATTAATCCTTTTACACTTCGAAAGTGGCGATATACATAAGCAACCGGCAATACGAATAAGAGACTTGCCACAAAGTTCGAGATCATGCCGACTGGATCGCCTGCTCCCATGAATAGCGTATAAAGCAATATTTTGATGCCTGCCACTGCGATTCCGGCAACCGGTGAAAATAACAATGCCGCGAACAACACGGGCAGTTCACTGAAATCCATGCTTAAGAAGGATAAAAACATCGGCATCGGTATACTGACAAACATAAGCGCCGTTGCCATTGAACCGAGCACTGCGTACATTACTAATCGAAACGTCTTGGATTCTTTCATTACTTGCGCCCTCCCGTTCTTCGGCTTTCTAAAGAACGAAGACGCAGAGTTCTCCGTACCCATCGCAATAATAAAGCCCCTAAGTTTTCTCACTTAGGGGCTTTTTTACATAACGGAAAATCACAAGGGCACAACGGCCCATGGACTGCTCTGCAATCTTCTCCCATCCAGACTTTACTGTCGGTTCCGGAATCACACCGGAATCCACCGCAAATGCGGGTCACGGACTCATCGCCAAAAGGCGCATCACCGTCGGTCGGGAATTTCACCCTGCCCCGAAGATTTTTAATGTAGTTTTTTCCGATCACCGTTCAATGATCATGATGTTAGCATTTATATTATCACTCGTGATTCACGAATGCAAGAGAAATGTTTCAAAATTTCATAACCTTAGTGAACGGCGTACCGGGCAGACTTTTTCCGTGATTGTTTTTACGGATGAAAGGCCATGCGCATACCTGATACAGAATTGGACGCACTTATTTGATAAGTGCGGCGCCCTATCTTCATGCCATATAAGTCACCGACATGGCGCGTCCGCCTTTCACTGTTATATATTATTATTTATCCATATTTCCCCAAAAGCTTTCTCTTAGATGGCTTATTTGCCATGCTCTTTTTTTGTCAGCGAATACCAGTAGTTTTTTTCAGACTTGGCCTCCTCACCGATGGACATAAAAATCGTGTTACCCTTGCTATCTTTCCATCCGACAACGCTCTTGCCGTTGTTTAAATGGTCAATAAGTTGTGATTGATCTTCCATATGTTCAGGCCTGATTACGGCTAATATAAGGCCATTGGCATCCCTGACAATAAATTCATGCAAATCGCCGGTAACGTATTCATCCATGTGCGGATGAGCCGGCATGCCTTCTCCCATGGAGTGGCTCCAGCTTTTGTTCTGCCGAATCACCTGGGCTTCAAACCCTAAAAACTTATCAGCCTTAACACATGCAGGATTTGTTGAAAGGATGGTTTCAGGAAACATGGTTCCGTCATTCCCATCCTCCTTTGTAAAGTTGGAATTTACGTTAATTCCCCACATGTAAAAGACAACAGCTTTGCATGACCGTAACTATACGTTCTTATACGTCCACTTTCGCCATAACGCCTCCATCGGTCCTTGGTTGAATGTCTTCAAATACAATGTACTTATGATGATTTGTAGCACATACACCCCGACGGATATGAGGAGGCCGGCACCGCTACCGACTTGACCGAAAAGGCCTAATCCATATCCGTGGAAAATAAAGACCAAAATGAGCGTTTGCATAAGGTAATTCGTTAAAGCCATTCGTCCGACAGATGCAAATGGTTTCATGATTTTTTGCCTTGTTTCCTTACGCAACAGCAGTACAAGTGCGGATACGTAGAAAAGCATAAGAATCGGTCCGGTGAATATGCGCATGCCAAAACCTAATCCATATGCAATGTAAGCTGGAATCGGCGTAAGGTCATGCATCATAGCTGTCGTCAGCACCGAAAACAATAGTCCGATCCACAAACTATGTATACATATCTTCTTCCAACGTCCGAGATGTGCACCCACGTCATGGAACATGCCGGTTTTGCCCATATATAAACCAATAAGAAACAACGGTAAAATGGTTGGCACCACAAAGATATTTCCAAAAACCGTAAAGATCGATTCACTAAACCTAAAGCCAACGATTTCCCAAAAACCACCTTCAGCCATCACCGTAAGCGTCTCTTCATTCATCTCTTGAAATTCAGAAGCAGGAATGATACCTGTTTGTTCACCAAATTGCATGAACCAGCCATTCATCGCCATAAAAAAGCTTACGACCAAACTGGATACAGCAAGCAAAACCACTGACCAAATCATCATTGTTTTCGGATGTCTTGAAATAAAAAACAAGAGGAAAAAGCCCGTTACGCCATATGTAAATAAAATATCGCCATGCCAAAAGAAGATAAGGTGAATCAACCCTAGAATAATCAAAAAGGTCAACCTGCGTGAAAACACCCGATTCGCACGTAAATCCTTTTGCAGCAAGCGCTCATAAAAAATATAAAAACCCAGCCCAAAAAGTAGCGAAAACATTGGATAAAACTTACCTTCGACGAAAAATGTAATAAATAATGTACTGAACTGATTAAAAAGACCATCCGGTAGTTGATGCCCGTCAACAAAAATAAAAGAATTAAGCTGCGCCAATGATTTGAAATGCATCATGTTCGCAAGCACAATCCCAAGAATCGCAATTCCTCGGATAATATCAAGCGTATGGATCCTTTCGTTTGGTGCAATTCCACGATGCTTCATTTTATTTCCCCCATCCATTTGCGTGTGTTATCTGCATAATATAATCGCCTAATTCCATAAATACTTCATGTCCTTTCCGAGTCGTTTCATTCAGTATACAACTGGAAAAGGAATAGATCCATAAACGTCTCGTTGGTTTCTGTATACAAAAATATGACCCCCATTCAAAAGGTCGCACTTATTAGATGAGCGTTCCCTAATTGAGGGTTCCACTCCATTCTTGCACACGATAGTTGAACTGAAAAATTTCCAAACCATAATTACTCATACGACCTATGCATTAACACTATTCGCCAACCATCTGGATCTTCTATGGTAACCCCTTGTTTTTTCCAGTAGCCATTATCAGGTTCCACCTCTCCATATCGCATTTTTTGTAGCCTCTCAGATACTTTATTGATTTCCTCTTTATTCGTTATGTAGAAGACTAAGAGATTATCTTTTGTAGGTGCAGGGCATGGACTTCCATCAATATGACGGGTGAATTTCAAGTGATAATGAACATCTGGTAATCCAATAATCACGCCTTCATACCCTCTGTTTCCTTTAAATTTCTGTATTTGTTTAAGTCCTAATCCATTTACATAAAAATCAATGACCGCTTCAAATTTGTCTGTGGCCTAGCTATCCTAACTTGAGCTGCTGTAAAGTCGCTAAATTCCATGTAGTAACCAACTTTCTGCTTTTTGTTAATGACCATTCATTGTTCAACAATATGGCGTGATCATATTATGGAATATCTTTTCTGTTATTCAATTTTGTGGGATCTTCTTGTTTAACCATACTTAAAAAGCTTTTATACGCACGATCAACAAACGTATCCTCCCGCCTTATAAAGACCGTCCTTACCTTTGAATACCTCGGCGGAAGAGGGTGAAGGTTGAGCTCTTTCTCCACTTGATATTGCTTAACCAATGACTGTGTGGTTATAGATACCCCCAACCCAGCTTTGACACAACCAATGATCGATTCTAGCGTTCCAAACTCAATGATTTTTTTAGGAAATATGCCCTCTTCCTGCAACCACTGTTCGAGCCTTTTCCGGTAAATACAAGAGGGCCGTGTAAGAAGCGTTTGATCGTTAAGGTCAGTCCAAGATAATAGTGAATGCCGTTGGGCTGTAATTAAAACAAGTGCTTCTTCCATAACAGGCATTTGAATAAGGTCAGCATCCTGAACAGGACCAACAACGAATGCGCCATCCAATTTATAATTCAGGACATCTTTTATTAGAGTATGTGTTTCCCCAATCTTCAGGGAGAGATCCACCTCAGGATAACGCTGGTTATAAGAAGCCAAAAGCGCAGGTAATCGTGCAGATGCTGTTGTTTCATTGGCTCCTAAATAAAGCGGTCCTCGAATCATTTCGGAATCTTGAACAGCTTTTTTGGTTGTATCCATTAAATGTAAAATTTGGTCCGTATAAGATAAGAGTAGTGTTCCTTTTGAGGTTAATGATACGCCACGGGCATGTCGATAAAAAAGCTGGGTTTGTAATTCTGCTTCTAACTTTTTGATCCTCCCTGTAATATTGGACTGGACATAATTTAATTTCTCAGCTGTTTTCATCGTGTTCCCATTCTCCGCTAATTCTTTGAAGATCCACAAATCTCGAATGTCCATCATATCCCCTCCCTCTCCATCTTATCATTTTGAATGATCATTACGCTGGTTTTTAATGATTTTTAATTATGATATGAACGAATTACGATGAGTATAGGAAAATAAATTTCCCGCGACCTGGAGGGATGAGTTATGACTATCAGTGAGCGATTAAAAGAAAAATTATTGGCAGAAGAAAGTGGATCAGTTACATGGAGATATTCAGATGTATGGGATTTGATTGTAGAAAACCTCAATAAGCATCAATCCGGGGAGGACATGGATGCCTTCAGACAACCCCCCCGCGAATCACTCCTCTCCTCGTCTATTCTTGATCAGTGGAGCCATGTAAAAGAACAAATGAAGAATATAGAGCCCGAGTCTTCGAAACTCGAGTTCATGTATGAATTTTGGACGAATATTTCTGATGAATTTAAAAACACTGGTATCAACGAGTATGAAATGATTTCTTGGATGAGAAGGGAGAAAAAACGAACCCGTGTACTAGGTCAGGCTAAACAAGCATTACTATGGGAAGAAATAGAGGTAAAATGCAGAAGCCTTTTAAAGCTTCTTTAAGTTATGGCCTTGCTCAATCCAACGGAAAATGGGCGCAATGTGGTATGGCCCTATGTGTGCTATAAAATCTTCCCACAGAGGATCATTTTCGTTTTTAATAGATAAATAGCTACATGCCTGTCTCTTCTGTGGTACGGTTGCAAGATGGAACTCATTGTACTGAAAATTCGCAATTTTACAGTTGAGCAGATTGATCAGATGTGTGGCCAGCCCTTCGAGTTTTATTGATTTATCATGTGGCTTCCAAGACATATATTTCTCGGGTAGGCGTTCCAGAATGCGACGCGTAGACCCCAGTTCTTTCGTTTCGTCGCCAAAGATCAGTTGTTTAATTACACCTCGGATTGTGTTGTTTCTTCTTCGGGAGGTACGTTTCCCCGGTTGAATCAATTTTTTCTTTGTTGGTTTCATCATCGTCCATGCTTACTCGAGTATAGCAATGGCTCGCACCGGGGACCCATCCCCATTCTCAATTTTCAATGGTAAGCCGAAAAAGGAAAACGCTTCCCCGATTGGGAGTGACTCTAATTTTTCAAGATCTGTATAGGTGACAATCTGTCTTTTTAACAATTGCCGCTCCAATTCCTCACTCAGATGCCCTCCTACAAACGGCGGGGAAGCGGTCAAAATTTTTTCCAGTACATCTATCCCGACACCTTCTGCAAAAAACAAACCGGTACAAGCGGGAAAATCCATCGTTGTCGTCACGCGCATCGCTCTTCCGCAAAATTGCGTTAACGGAATTTCATCCAACGATGCCATCCGTTCATGCATATGGGAAAAAGCATCCACATGCGTGCCGGTATGAGAACCCATCTGTAACGTACGGACTTCATAACCATGTTCTTTCACCGTTGTTGCAACGCCAATATTCACCGCCGGATCCCCCGGATAGACCGGCATGCCATCGGAGATGGTCTTTGTTAAATCAATGATTTCCACTAAACTGTCTCCCCTAAAAAAATTGAATATACGCTACTGGAACATCACGCAAAATAAGCTGCCGGCAAACGACAGCTTATTTTCGTCATTCATGTTGCTTACTCAACATCATACCCCTGGTCTTCGATAATATCGACAATAGCTTCATGCGTAACATCGCTTTTATCAAAGGTCACCTGTACGGTACCTTGATCAAGGTTCACTTTCACATCGGAGACGCCTTTCATTTCCCCGACGTTTCCTTCAACGGCTGATACGCAATGGCCGCATGACATACCTTTAACATTCAATGTTTCTTGTTCCATGCTAATACCTCCCCTTGACTGTCTTCATTATAATACCCTGTGCCGGTATATTGCAAACATTAGAAACGCATGAACAAACGTTCATCTTCATTTAACCCACATGCTCCGCACTGAATCCGATAATTCGGTCCGTTATAAGGTATGTGAAACGGGTCAAGCTGCTCCTGCTCGAACTCTTGAACCACTTCCCCATTTTGCGGATCCATCTTTACAGCTTTGGGCACTTGCTCCATAATGTGAAATCGCGAACGATTCGTTTGGCAACGCGGACAAACATATGTCTTCGACACGGCCCATCCCTCCTGTTTTTTCTATATGGTTGCCATAATCATAATTTTTATCCCTCCAGGATTCATTCCACCAAGCTTTTGCATGTGTATTCTATAATTATTAATGATCTTCTCTATCACTTACTTACGTTGCATTTTCGATTCCCCTCTCAGCTTCTTTAGACCAATAATCACCTAGTCTACCTGGAAAAAAAGGGAATTCTTGAACATTATAACCACGGTTTTTCAAGATTTCTATTTCTTTTTCAGGATCACAATAATATGTTGTTTTTATGATTAAATTTATCGTATAGAATACTTTCTGATTTGAGAATCTCCAATATATTGGAGGGGAAGGGTGCAACATAAGGAAATACCCATGTACGCAGACCTAAATTGGCTGTATCAATGAAAAATGTCTTAAACTGTATCAGTCTAAGACATAATAAAAACCCTTATGTGGAAGAGATCGTTCTATACTGGTGTTTCCCTGTGGGACTCGAGCCGACGACCTCATCCTTACCGTGATATGCTTACCATGTTTTTGCGTCTTTTCCAACCAACATAAAAGGATATTGGAGATGTGTAAATAATTAGTGCTCAATGCGCATAAATTAGTCTCCAAGAAGTCCCCAATTCGATGATATTTATAATTTCTCTAAAAAACAAAAAAACGCCCAATCCCTTGTAGGAGAAGCGTTTAAAATGGTGTCCCGTGCTGGGCTCGAACCAGCGACCTCTACCCTGTCAATTCTAGAAAGACATTATTATCATTAAAGACGATATTATGTAAATGCTTTCATACCAGTATGTACAACGCTTTTTGTTCGTTTTTCTATGATGATTAATGGGGTTAAATATCTATTTTGGTTGACAACTGGATGACAACGGATGACAAGTTTATGCAGGGTGTTATATTCTAATAATCCTCCGCAATTGCGATCCGATTGGTAGAATTCGGATTAAAAATTCCCCTTTAAGTGTAAAGCAGCTTTTATTTACTATCCTTATTAGCTAGTTCTTCCGCTCGATCCAAACGCTCTTTAAACTTCATTAGTTTAGAGGATACATCAGAACGATGTGAATTTAATTCCAGTTTTTCAAATAATGATATAGCCTGTTTTAAGACTCTTACTTCTTCTTGGTATTGTTTTCTTTTTCGATAAATAATAGCTAATCGCTCATAAGGAAAATTACCTTCAAAGTTTTCTTGAACATTGGCTTCATAAAATTCAATTGCATTATCAATGTATCCTTCCTTCTCCAATTTCTTACCATCTAAATTTCTATCAGCGGAATCATCTGGTACATCTATGCTTTTATCATAAGACTGTTCTCCAATCGTTTTTTTGTTATTTCTTTCGCCCCATATGTCCATTCTAAATCCAATACCTTTTTTTTCAGTTGGAAAGTATATAGTTTTAATTGTTGCGTTTAATGTATTATAGCTGGAAAGTTGCTCAGTATATTTACCAGGAACATACCCTAAAAAAATAGTATTTTCATTTTCGTTGATTGTGTAATTCCCATAAACTTTGACAGCGTTTTTATCATAAGGGTTATTTGCTTCCTTTTCTAGTTCAAGAGAGATATTTTCGCTAGTAGCAAACTTTAAAGCATCTTTTTCTCGCTTTTGTATACCTGCAATAGGTACAAACTCAATGACTTTTTTAGATGTTCCTTTTGGTTTAGGTTGATTTACACGAATCATGTTTTCTGGATCGCCACTACGTCTATAAGCTTCATTGAGTTTCCTCTTGGTTGGATCATCAATAGTGGGGACCTTGGGAGATAATTTACCTTTATCTAATTTTTCAATTTTATTGCTACGTTGTTTATTATCTGTATTTTTTATTGCGATGTTTTTTGTATTAGCAGTTTTGGTGTTTAGTTTTTGCGATCTCATACGTTTTATTGCTTTTTCTTGTGAAGTTAAAGAATTATCCTGGAACATTTTTTTAAATAAATTAAACATGAATATAAGCTCCTTTATTTTTTGTTCTTTAACATGGCATGATAATCGAATAAGTAGTGTAGTTAAAGGGCGGGTATACAACCCGCCCAGACACCTCTGATTTTAAACGACTTTTTTAAATTTAACAACTTTATTTTTACTCAACAGCTACCTCAAAGGGTGGCGATTATATATAATCCTCGTCCAACATATCCGCTATTTTTTGATCCGCTTCATCCAAGTAATGCCCATATCTGTCCGTTTTAATAAACATTCTAAAAAACAAAAAAACGCCCAATCCCTTGTAGGAGAAGCGTTTAAAATGGTGTCCCGTGCTGGGCTCGAACCAGCGACCTCTACCCTGTCAAGGTAGCGCTCTCCCAACTGAGCTAACGGAACGCTATGATCAATAACAATAAAAATCATACCGTAATTTCATATAGCATGTCAATGGTTTTGATAAAATCGATCGCTGTGAGAAGTACATTAAATGGCGATTTTCCTGAAAGATTTATCGAGTAAAAATTTATATTTTTGATATTGGCGTGCAAGATTTGAGTACAGTATTAACGGCAATGTGTCTTCTTTTGTGGTGGAATCTTTGATCCCGAATTATTCATAGCTCCGAGTGAATGTACGATTTGATATATTTTTGGACACACGTCCCCCTTGGTCTTCATAAGGCATTATTGTGAGTGTCTTCTCGCACGAATAAC belongs to Salicibibacter cibi and includes:
- a CDS encoding aminoglycoside adenylyltransferase domain-containing protein — protein: MDDQVDDYLHQLSEAVNSVLEDRMVGLYLCGSAVVDDYDNDVSDLDVFCIVKRPLKASDKDALAQALAYHALPSPGAGLEFYVVLEEEAAHPHSLLSYEFALLTGRNFEDKVAEEGMDEGLLMDFAMILQSGKTLAGRPKDKVFGSVPRPWLQEAMKGSLRRHEKQIFHPFYDPYGHEAVMNACRTWCFKETGILTSKTRGMKWALQQLPDSNLIRHALSVRRGQEHGLLKHEDIRALIHFVISKTPVKVPSAI
- a CDS encoding GAF domain-containing protein, whose amino-acid sequence is MRTTMEYFLNQQPEWVYYITGIIIVLGLITTFILIGRAAMKYTEKIDKELGFQKIQQELYDTKYQAAIHKDISLQSIHALRNAERFLKQLQQARRFSVQSEENLQTYENLIIRIVHALSSDIKFQPGEQHRSSVWIEESGQLVYFTGSNAFDDRDENQILPMNETIAGRCFRKKEIQLVPDVSDDVDGMPKHHNGYGAILCLPLSEWGVLTVDAHRAFQEEMMYICRLYARVIDLAFFEYSQMINDGYITQQFNERE
- a CDS encoding ECF transporter S component, which codes for MKESKTFRLVMYAVLGSMATALMFVSIPMPMFLSFLSMDFSELPVLFAALLFSPVAGIAVAGIKILLYTLFMGAGDPVGMISNFVASLLFVLPVAYVYRHFRSVKGLIAGLGIAIVSMTIGLAALNYLVFLPAYSWLIGWEMSSQVMLTTVLAGILPFNIVKGLAISILFVPLFLKLAPMLEKKSYGGNLQRKTPAGTYNLKQN
- a CDS encoding DUF418 domain-containing protein, with protein sequence MKHRGIAPNERIHTLDIIRGIAILGIVLANMMHFKSLAQLNSFIFVDGHQLPDGLFNQFSTLFITFFVEGKFYPMFSLLFGLGFYIFYERLLQKDLRANRVFSRRLTFLIILGLIHLIFFWHGDILFTYGVTGFFLLFFISRHPKTMMIWSVVLLAVSSLVVSFFMAMNGWFMQFGEQTGIIPASEFQEMNEETLTVMAEGGFWEIVGFRFSESIFTVFGNIFVVPTILPLFLIGLYMGKTGMFHDVGAHLGRWKKICIHSLWIGLLFSVLTTAMMHDLTPIPAYIAYGLGFGMRIFTGPILMLFYVSALVLLLRKETRQKIMKPFASVGRMALTNYLMQTLILVFIFHGYGLGLFGQVGSGAGLLISVGVYVLQIIISTLYLKTFNQGPMEALWRKWTYKNV
- a CDS encoding VOC family protein — translated: MDFYVNGLGLKQIQKFKGNRGYEGVIIGLPDVHYHLKFTRHIDGSPCPAPTKDNLLVFYITNKEEINKVSERLQKMRYGEVEPDNGYWKKQGVTIEDPDGWRIVLMHRSYE
- a CDS encoding LysR family transcriptional regulator, with the protein product MDIRDLWIFKELAENGNTMKTAEKLNYVQSNITGRIKKLEAELQTQLFYRHARGVSLTSKGTLLLSYTDQILHLMDTTKKAVQDSEMIRGPLYLGANETTASARLPALLASYNQRYPEVDLSLKIGETHTLIKDVLNYKLDGAFVVGPVQDADLIQMPVMEEALVLITAQRHSLLSWTDLNDQTLLTRPSCIYRKRLEQWLQEEGIFPKKIIEFGTLESIIGCVKAGLGVSITTQSLVKQYQVEKELNLHPLPPRYSKVRTVFIRREDTFVDRAYKSFLSMVKQEDPTKLNNRKDIP
- a CDS encoding cyclase family protein; this encodes MEIIDLTKTISDGMPVYPGDPAVNIGVATTVKEHGYEVRTLQMGSHTGTHVDAFSHMHERMASLDEIPLTQFCGRAMRVTTTMDFPACTGLFFAEGVGIDVLEKILTASPPFVGGHLSEELERQLLKRQIVTYTDLEKLESLPIGEAFSFFGLPLKIENGDGSPVRAIAILE
- the copZ gene encoding copper chaperone CopZ, coding for MEQETLNVKGMSCGHCVSAVEGNVGEMKGVSDVKVNLDQGTVQVTFDKSDVTHEAIVDIIEDQGYDVE
- a CDS encoding DNA alkylation repair protein, translated to MSKTYVCPRCQTNRSRFHIMEQVPKAVKMDPQNGEVVQEFEQEQLDPFHIPYNGPNYRIQCGACGLNEDERLFMRF
- a CDS encoding HIRAN domain-containing protein, whose translation is MFNLFKKMFQDNSLTSQEKAIKRMRSQKLNTKTANTKNIAIKNTDNKQRSNKIEKLDKGKLSPKVPTIDDPTKRKLNEAYRRSGDPENMIRVNQPKPKGTSKKVIEFVPIAGIQKREKDALKFATSENISLELEKEANNPYDKNAVKVYGNYTINENENTIFLGYVPGKYTEQLSSYNTLNATIKTIYFPTEKKGIGFRMDIWGERNNKKTIGEQSYDKSIDVPDDSADRNLDGKKLEKEGYIDNAIEFYEANVQENFEGNFPYERLAIIYRKRKQYQEEVRVLKQAISLFEKLELNSHRSDVSSKLMKFKERLDRAEELANKDSK